GTTTttccttttaggtcaccctgcctctgtgggatacggcaggtttgttgaaaaaaaaaaatccaggatTTTAGATCCAATTTACAACCTGTAAGTGATCATTGTCTTGATTAATATGGTTGTGAGGTATGGGATCTTAACAACAGAAATTTTAATTTAGCTGTGGAAGAagactaaatacagtggaaccttggtactcaaACAGCTCCTTACTCGAACAATTTGGTATTTGAACGCTTTGTTCGGTAAACAAATTGCTTGGTAGTCGACCGTTTGCTTGACACTCACCCAAACTAACACggcctgccagaacttcgctgcaAACTGTTTCGTGTTTCTTCGTATTTTTTTGTTTcttatatttgtataaataagtcaccatgggggcctaagagggttagtgataacaaccagccaaaaagaaaattggttgggaaaaatttaTTCTGTACTCGAACAGAGCGGCACTAGAACAGCCTTCTGGAGCCAATTAAGTTTGAGTACTGAAATTCCACTGTACTTTGGCTCTCAGTGCTCATATTCACATTTCAAGCATGCAGTAAGACTagtcaatttttttgctaaataATATAATTTATGCTTAAAACTTTATGGGTATTTTTGTTACAGAAATTCATAGTGTGATTCATGTCTTGATACTGGTGATAACTGAGAAATGTTGAATTGTAATATAAGTTTAATATAAGGTAatataagacagaatgtaggattgcagatgagcaaggagattttagagtgggtaggggatgtgtagatcaagtgtttacattgaagcttatatgtgaacagtattttgataaaggttgggaagttttcattgcatttatggatttagaaaaggcatatgataaagtggataggggagcaatgtggcaggtgttgcaagtacagtggacccccaacttacgatattaatctgttcctgagagcccaTTGTAAGACGAAATGATCgtaagttgaattaattttccccacaagaaataatggaaatcaaattaatccttgCAAGATGcctaaaagtatgaaaaaaatttttttaccacatgaaatatacattttcctacacacaaaaaggatAAGAAGGATAcgtgcacaatagtagagtagtacatacaCGAGTGCCtgtgagtgccttttcctcctgagtaatgtaggtcctgtttggcattttcttccagaacaggccttatcacactgtgtataccactatgattcttaaatctctcaaaccaacctttgctggccttaaattcaccaatatgagcactagttccaggcattttttcctgttcacctgggtgttagtggactggtgtgggtcgcatcctgggagacaagattaaggaccccaatggaaataagttagacagtcctcgatgacacactgactttcttgggttatcctgggtggctaaccctctggggttaattgtttctcggtattcttgataagccacaccaacaacggtgctacagcagcagcagctgaccgtggtgcagcagcagctgaccgtggtgcagcagcagctgaccatggtgccgcagcagctgaccatggtgcagcagcagctgacggtgctacagcagcagcagctgacagtgctacagcagcagcagcagctgacggtgctacagcagcagcagctgatggtgctacagcagcagcagcagctgactgtggtacgatagtatttcagtagtatttctcaccctttttaccacagggttggcactagaagctttctttgtgcTCTTGattgcttatttagcagttagaagcactaaaagcaatggaataatacaaaatattccgattgtatgcttgggaGCGACCactctggcttgtaaacattggcacactaactgaaggcaggccaACTGAGGCGCACTCAGACGGACAGACATGTGGACAGGTACCAGACGAATGCTGTAGGTCGATTTTCAATGTACGTTGGGGTCAAATTTTTATGCTGAAATGCATCGTAGGTTAGTTTTAACGTAGGTTGGGGACATCGTACGtttggggtccactgtaatggaataggtagtaagttactaaatgctgcaaaaagtttttatgaggatagtgaggctcaggttagggtgtgtagagagagggagactacttcccggtaaaggtgggtcttagacagggatgtgtaatgtcaccatggttgtttaatatatttatagatggggttgtaaaagaagtaaatactagggtgttggggagaggggtgggattaaattatggggaatcaaatacaaaatgggaattgacagttactttttgctgatgatactgtgcttatgggagattctaaagaaaagttgcaaaggttagtggacgagtttggcagagtgtgtaaaggtagaaagttgaaagtggtggttgaggtggtgagggtatcaaatgatttagataaagaaaaattggatatcaaattggagaggagtatggaagaagtgaatgttttcagatatttgggagttgacgtgtcagcagatggatgtatgaaggatgaggttaaccatagaactgatgaaggaaaaaaggcaagtggtgcattgaggtatatggggagacaaaaaacattatctatgaaaccataccacaggcggggatagaatccgcgatcagagagtctcaaaactccagaccatcacgttagtcattacgatttcatgagtcatgttgacggttttgaggggacttgagctagagttcgtcacagccatgctagctgaagattcgtcggtaaaaacttgcatttgtggtcacagtggtgcctatgctaaccttcctgtggtgtagaaatatacctagttggatgaatctttttgtggctagctggcccagtggctaacgcaacggtctggagttttgagactctgattgcgggttctatccccgcccgtggtatggtttgtttgcaattgtgtcattatgatttcgtgagtcatggtaacattatctatggaggcaaagaagggaatgtatgaaagtgtatagtggtaccaacactcttatatgggttttaagcttgggttgtaaatgctacagggaggaggcagtggagatgttctaagggcagtgtgtggtgtaaatattatgcagaaaattcggagtgtggaaattaggagaaagtgtgaagttaataaaagtattagtcagagggctgaaaaggggttgttgaggtggtttggtcttttagagagaatgaatcacgGTAGAATgagatggagagcatataaatctgtagggcatagaaggcggggtaggggttgtcctcaaaaaggttggaaggaggggggtaaaggaggttttgtgggcgaggggcttgaactttcagcaagcatgcgtgagtttgttagataggagtgaatggagacgaatggtatttgggacctgatgagctgttggagagtgagcagggtaatatttagtgaagggattcaggaaaccagttatttttatatagccagacttgagtattggaaatgagaagtacaatgcctgcactaagggagggatttgggatattggcagtttggagggatatattgtatatctttatatgtatatgcttctgaactgttgtgttctgggcacctttgcaaaaacaatgattatgtatgagcgaggtgaaagtgttgaatgatgatgaaagtattttctttttgggtcaccatgcctcggtgggagacggccaacttgttaaaaaaaaaaataaatgaatggCATGTTCTGGGTGGTGAGACAGTAATATATCTTTGTCATGTAAATGATTGTTAACTTCTTGAGTGGATGTAGCATATAACACTGAATTATTTTATAACCTAAATATTGTATATGAAACAAATTAAATATTCATATAATTTAAAAATGGTGAAATACATTATGCTTTGCAGGTACACAGTATATTCACCAAAGGATGGTCAGCCATGCATGGATCATGATCGGTCATCAGGAGAAGGTGTTGCTCCACAGGAGTATACACTTATTAAAATGAAAGTGCAAGAGCTTTCAGGAAAACTGGCAGTATTGACCCCAAAGACAGTGTTCCTAGTTGCTGCCACTCTCAGACCAGAAACTATGTATGGGCAGACAAACTGTTGGCTTGGACCAGATTTGACATATGTTGCTGTAGAAATGAAAGATggtgacattgttgtgtgtacaCGCAGAGCAGCAAGAAATATGGCTTTCCAAGGGATGTTAAGTATAGAAAATGAAGTAAAACCAATATTGGAGCTCAAGGGTTATGACCTAATGGGAACTAAACTTACTGCACCCCTTACCTGTTACAAAACTATCTACACCTTACCCATGCTGACAGTGAAGGAAGATAAAGGTACAGGAGTTGTAACTTCAGTGCCCTCTGATGCTCCTGATGATTTTGCTGCACTTGTGGATCTAAAGAATAAACCAGCATTGCGGGAAAAATATGGCATAACTGAAGAAATGGTGAATGTAGATCCTATCCCAATTATTGATGTGCCTGAATATGGTACTCTTAGTGCTCCATCAGTCTGCCAGATGATGGGAATAAAGTCTCAGAATGACCAAGAAAAACTAATTGAAGCAAAAGAAAAGGTATATCTTCATGgtttttatgaagggattctctTAGTGGGAGATTTTAAAGGACAGAAGGTACAAAATGTTAAAAAGGGAATACAGGATATGTTAGTAAAGAAAAAGGAAGCTATGATTTATCAAGAGCCTGAGAAGCAGATTATTTCCCGATCAGGTGATGAGTGTGTTGTGGCACTCTGTGATCAATGGTACCTTGACTATGGTGAGCCCAAATGGAGAGCTGAAACCCAGAAGAACCTAGATTCCCTGGAAACTTACAACGAAGATGTTCGACGCAATTTTGACGCTACTCTAGAGTGGTTGAAAGGCCACGCTTGTTCTCGAACGTATGGCCTTGGAACACGTCTACCTTGGGATGAGACATGGCTAATAGAATCACTCTCTGATTCTACAATTTATATGGCTTACTACACTGTGTGTCATATTTTACATAAAGATGTTTATGGTTctgtttatggtgattttggcaTCAAACCTGAGCAAATGACCCCAGAAGTATGGGATTTTGTTTTTTATCAGACTGATGTAGTACCAGAAACAGGAATAAAGAAGGAAGCTCTCGATAAAATGCGTAGGGAGTTTGGTTACTGGTATCCAGTTGATTTGAGAGCTTCAGGCAAAGATCTTGTACCCAACCATTTAACTTATTTCTTGTACAACCACACTGCAATCTGGCCTACTCAACCTGATAAATGGCCCAAAGGGATTCGTGCTAATGGCCATCTTCTTCTTAATTCTGAAAAAATGTCAAAATCAACAGGAAATTTCTTGACCCTTGCTGATGCTCTTGACTGCTATGGGGCTGATGGTATGCGCCTGGCACTGGCTAATGCTGGAGACTCTGTAGAGGATGCAAATTTTGAAACTCAGGTGGCAGACTCTGGTGTACTACGGCTTTGGACATTTGTTGAATTAGCTAAAGAACTAATGGCAGAGAAAGATTCAATGCGTACTGGCCCAGCTACCTCGGTGAATGATAAGATGTTTATGTCAGAGATGAATTTAAAGATAAGGGAAACTGACGATTATTATAAAACAATGTTGTTTAAGGAAGCACTACGCACTGGATTCTTTGAGTACAGCAATTTGTTTCACCAGTATCGTGAGCGGGCACAAGTTCAGACTGGTCTGCACTTGGACCTTGTACAACGTTATCTTAATACACAAGTGCTCTTGCTTGCTCCCATCTGCCCCCATATATGTGACTACATTTGGCAAAAAATTCTAGGTAACGCTAGATCTATACTTCATGCAAGATGGCCGACAACTGAGGAACCAGATCTTGTACTTGTAAGAGCCTCAGAATATCTTGCTGATGTTTCTCACCGCTTTCGACTGCGTCTTAAGGCCTACACATCTCCCACTAAGGCTAAAAAAGGTGAAAATCTTGCCTTACCACAACCACCTTCGCATGGCACCATATGGATAGCAAAGACCTTTCCTAAGTGGCAAAGTATTATTTTAACAACAATGCTGGATATGTACAAAGCAAACAATAATTGTCTCCCAGATAACAAAGAATTATCAAGGTCATTGGGAAGTAACCCAAATCTCAAAAAGTACATGAAGAAAGTTATGCCCTTTGCTCAAGCAGTGAGGGAGAGATTGAACACATTAGGAGAAAAGGCCCTAAGAGATACTTTAGATTTTGACGAGCGTAGCATTCTGGAAGAGAATATTGACTATCTACGTGGCACTCTGGATCTGGAGGGGCTTCAGATGTGTTGGACAGAAGAGTGCGACAATGAGCGCACTCAAGATGAAGTAGTACCTGGAGAGCCCTATTTGACCTTCACCATAGCCTCTTCAGTTTCCTTATCTTTTATCAATCCACAGCCTCATATTGGACTATTCCACTGTCAGCTTCCTATTTATGAGAAAGACACAGTAGCTTCTGTGTCAGCCCGTCTGAGACGACGAGAACGTTGTGTAAAGCCATCTATGAAAGTCACTCTCCATCGATACAAAGACCCACTTCTTGGACCAAGGATAATCCCAAATTTGGTTAATCCTCTGAGAGAGACTGAAGAACTGAACGAGAAGATCATGCTAATGCTAAAAGATAATACTATACATTTTACATCAAGTGGAACTTCAGCTTTTCTAGGAACTAGAATTTTGTACATGGTGCAATAGCTTTAAAATTACACTGGTAATATCTGAAAGATTTttactaaatataaaaatttACTTTACAGTTAATGCATACAGTATTCTTAATTATTTATTACATTCTTTTAAATTTAATATCTTGCTTAAAATTCAGTGACATTTGCATTGCATTTTTTTATTTAGTTAACACTATAAATGGAAAACTAATTTATTGTTTGTTATAACAGTCATTTTTTGTCCCCCTTTTATCACTCTAGTTATTTAGTCTGACGACTCCCAGTTATCAGAATTATACACTAGCGACCCTTGTACTACATTTGGATATGTTAAACTGTAAAATGCAGATAAAGGTATGGATTATATAAATCTTCAACCACATATATACAAAACCGATGCTTTATCCCTGTGCAGAAAAGCGAACATTTGAGTTCCAATAAAGTACACCTAATCCAAGAATTTGAACtatccctttccttggatcaagctttccATTCCCTGAGCATTTTATACTACAGGTGTAGTACTACCCCATTATAGTAATAAAGCAAATGTGATATAATAAAACAGTGGTCTTATATATGTGATGCATTAAAAGTGTTGTAATATAGCAGTGACAAGATTCCATAACTACTAAAACTTACTGTACCAGCTGACTATCTCTTAATCTTTTTTTGTTTTTCCAGTGACAATAATTCCTTCTAAAAGTTTACAATCCCATCTAAGGTACATTGATATCTTTAATATACTTCACTGACTACCAATATTTGCCCTGTAAGCTGCAATACAGCACCTGCAGTCATCTTTTCATAGCTCTCCATTATGGCATCTTGGAacacttttgattataataatgcaaaaactaaacactaaacacacaaggaACTCATTGCAATTTTGTTCAGGTACCTGCAAAAGCAATTGGAAAACTCAACAGGCTGTTCGTCATCATCATTGTACTTTCCCTTTAGTactcctcactacccttactgacCTTGCCTCTTGCACACTCTTAACCCTTGCTGGTCTCTGATCCAGCATATGTCTCTAGCACATCCTGCTCTGCAGTGCTATATGACTCGTGGGTTTAATTATAATATCAAAACTTTGTAATAAGGGGCAGTTTTAAACAAtcataacccctcaaggaaggttcctcagttggtgaggggctcttgatctagggaaatggatctgtgctccagttccctgaattaagcctgaataccttccacaggcactgcataatcctacaggtttagcactcccccttgactataataatcataactaagtagtagtagtaggctggtagagagcaaccacccagggaggtactactgtcttgccaaattagtgtaaaacgaaagcctgtaattgttttacgtgatggtaggattgctggtgtctttttttttgtctcataaacatgcaagatttcaagtacgtcttgctgctcctacttacgcttaggtcatactacacacatgtacatgtttatgtatacacactcatctgagttttctttgattttatcttaacccttaaactgtccaaatgtagatctacattttttcaacatttgaaagtatgtaaaaaaaatgtaagcttctttttctttttttacatttgaaaatgtgtaaaaaacctTTGATCGatgttttttgttatatttgaaaatatgtaaaaaaacgtaatctacttttggagcgctacgcatgtgaacgtagatctgtttggacagtttaagggttaatagttcttgttcttattgcttttccttttatatccatggggaagtggaataagaatctttcctctgtaagccatgcgtgttgtaaaagtcaactaaaatgccgggaacaatgggttagtaaccccttttcctgtatagcctactaaaaagaaaaagaagaaagctgtcaaagtgggatgtttgaatgtgcatggatgttgtgcgaatgataagaaagagatgattgtggatattatgaatgagaagaag
This genomic stretch from Cherax quadricarinatus isolate ZL_2023a chromosome 22, ASM3850222v1, whole genome shotgun sequence harbors:
- the LeuRS gene encoding leucine--tRNA ligase, cytoplasmic; translated protein: MSRKKLEDLLSIESLIQKQWDEESIFEEDAPADLAGSVEEKFMVTFPYPYMNGRLHLGHTFSLSKCEFAVGYQRMKGKKCLFPFGLHCTGMPIKASADKLKREVADFGCPPKFPEDNDEDQRITQPKEVAVIDKARGKKSKAAAKTGGIKFQWQIMQSLGIKDEEIEKFTDEDHWLQYFPPLCVKDLKRVGLHVDWRRSFITTDRNPFYDSFVRWQFLHLKERGKIQFGKRYTVYSPKDGQPCMDHDRSSGEGVAPQEYTLIKMKVQELSGKLAVLTPKTVFLVAATLRPETMYGQTNCWLGPDLTYVAVEMKDGDIVVCTRRAARNMAFQGMLSIENEVKPILELKGYDLMGTKLTAPLTCYKTIYTLPMLTVKEDKGTGVVTSVPSDAPDDFAALVDLKNKPALREKYGITEEMVNVDPIPIIDVPEYGTLSAPSVCQMMGIKSQNDQEKLIEAKEKVYLHGFYEGILLVGDFKGQKVQNVKKGIQDMLVKKKEAMIYQEPEKQIISRSGDECVVALCDQWYLDYGEPKWRAETQKNLDSLETYNEDVRRNFDATLEWLKGHACSRTYGLGTRLPWDETWLIESLSDSTIYMAYYTVCHILHKDVYGSVYGDFGIKPEQMTPEVWDFVFYQTDVVPETGIKKEALDKMRREFGYWYPVDLRASGKDLVPNHLTYFLYNHTAIWPTQPDKWPKGIRANGHLLLNSEKMSKSTGNFLTLADALDCYGADGMRLALANAGDSVEDANFETQVADSGVLRLWTFVELAKELMAEKDSMRTGPATSVNDKMFMSEMNLKIRETDDYYKTMLFKEALRTGFFEYSNLFHQYRERAQVQTGLHLDLVQRYLNTQVLLLAPICPHICDYIWQKILGNARSILHARWPTTEEPDLVLVRASEYLADVSHRFRLRLKAYTSPTKAKKGENLALPQPPSHGTIWIAKTFPKWQSIILTTMLDMYKANNNCLPDNKELSRSLGSNPNLKKYMKKVMPFAQAVRERLNTLGEKALRDTLDFDERSILEENIDYLRGTLDLEGLQMCWTEECDNERTQDEVVPGEPYLTFTIASSVSLSFINPQPHIGLFHCQLPIYEKDTVASVSARLRRRERCVKPSMKVTLHRYKDPLLGPRIIPNLVNPLRETEELNEKIMLMLKDNTIHFTSSGTSAFLGTRILYMVQ